One window of the Anaeromyxobacter dehalogenans 2CP-C genome contains the following:
- a CDS encoding ABC transporter permease, producing MNRRATRVFGEAVAFLDRSRRIGWTDVALAAGLGGAVYGLVRLAGEWTGAPRPAVEIDLSLGALPGYTLLSLSRGLAAYVLSLLFTLAYGYWAARDRIAERVLVPALDILQSIPVLGFMPGLVLGLVAAFPGSNVGLELAAVVMIFTGQAWNMTFSFYHSLKSIPRDLTEVATLSRFHWWQRFRWVELPFGAIGLVWNGMMSMAGGWFFLMISESFVLGDKDFRLPGLGSYMSVAVAHGDGGAMFAAVVAMASMIVAVDQLLWRPVVVWAQKFRVEESGQTEAMESWFLDFLRRSRLLPWASGLLRRAVRTVSSTPRPPPRSAPRAGRRSLAGAVSLALFVALLALLGWSAVGLVHLLRRVPFGAWAGIGAAATLTLGRVLLATALGTLWTVPAGLAIGLSPRLSRILQPVVQVVASFPAPMLFPAVVAVLAAAGVGLGWGSILLMLLGTQWYILFNVIAGATAIPADLREAARVYRVGTLQRFRDLYLPAVFPYLVTGWVTAAGGAWNASIVSEYMSFRGRVLATDGLGARISHAAASGDLAVLAAAITVMAALVAIFNRLVWRRLHGVAEERFSLSR from the coding sequence GTGAACCGGCGCGCGACGCGGGTATTCGGCGAGGCCGTCGCCTTCCTCGATCGCTCGCGGAGGATCGGGTGGACCGACGTCGCGCTGGCGGCGGGCCTCGGCGGCGCGGTGTACGGGCTCGTTCGCCTCGCGGGCGAGTGGACCGGCGCGCCGCGGCCGGCGGTGGAGATCGACCTCTCTCTGGGCGCGCTCCCCGGGTACACCCTGCTCTCGCTGTCGCGCGGCCTCGCCGCCTACGTCCTCTCGCTCCTGTTCACGCTGGCGTACGGCTACTGGGCCGCGCGCGACCGGATCGCCGAGCGCGTCCTCGTACCCGCCCTCGACATCCTGCAGAGCATCCCCGTCCTCGGGTTCATGCCGGGGCTCGTCCTGGGACTGGTGGCGGCGTTCCCCGGCAGCAACGTCGGGCTGGAGCTCGCCGCGGTCGTCATGATCTTCACCGGCCAGGCGTGGAACATGACCTTCAGCTTCTACCACTCGCTGAAGTCCATCCCTCGCGACCTCACCGAGGTGGCGACGCTGAGCCGGTTCCACTGGTGGCAGCGCTTCCGGTGGGTCGAGCTGCCCTTCGGCGCCATCGGGCTCGTCTGGAACGGCATGATGAGCATGGCGGGCGGGTGGTTCTTCCTCATGATCAGCGAGTCGTTCGTCCTCGGGGACAAGGACTTCCGCCTCCCGGGCCTGGGCTCGTACATGAGCGTCGCGGTGGCGCACGGGGACGGGGGCGCGATGTTCGCCGCGGTGGTCGCGATGGCTTCGATGATCGTAGCGGTCGATCAGCTCCTCTGGCGCCCGGTGGTGGTCTGGGCGCAGAAGTTCCGGGTCGAGGAGAGCGGACAGACGGAGGCGATGGAGTCGTGGTTCCTCGACTTCCTGAGGCGCTCCCGGCTCCTCCCCTGGGCCTCGGGCCTCCTGCGGCGTGCGGTGCGGACGGTCTCCTCCACCCCCCGGCCGCCTCCGAGGTCGGCGCCGCGCGCCGGGCGACGCTCCCTCGCGGGCGCGGTGTCGCTCGCGCTGTTCGTGGCCCTGCTCGCGCTGCTCGGGTGGAGTGCGGTCGGGCTGGTGCACCTGCTTCGCCGGGTGCCCTTCGGCGCATGGGCGGGCATCGGCGCGGCGGCGACGCTCACGCTCGGACGTGTCCTGCTCGCGACGGCGCTCGGCACGCTCTGGACCGTTCCGGCCGGGCTCGCCATCGGGCTCTCGCCTCGCCTCTCGCGGATCCTGCAGCCGGTCGTACAGGTCGTCGCGTCCTTCCCGGCCCCGATGCTCTTCCCGGCCGTGGTCGCGGTGCTCGCGGCCGCCGGCGTCGGGCTGGGCTGGGGCAGCATCCTGCTCATGCTGCTCGGCACGCAGTGGTACATCCTGTTCAACGTCATCGCGGGCGCGACCGCGATCCCGGCGGACCTGCGCGAGGCCGCGCGCGTCTACCGGGTGGGGACCCTCCAGCGCTTCCGGGACCTGTACCTGCCGGCGGTCTTCCCGTACCTCGTCACCGGCTGGGTGACCGCCGCCGGCGGCGCCTGGAACGCGAGCATCGTCTCCGAGTACATGAGCTTCCGCGGCCGGGTGCTCGCCACCGACGGCCTCGGCGCCCGCATCAGCCACGCCGCCGCGAGCGGGGATCTCGCGGTGCTCGCGGCCGCGATCACGGTGATGGCGGCGCTGGTCGCCATCTTCAACCGCCTCGTCTGGCGCCGCCTTCACGGCGTCGCCGAGGAGCGCTTCTCCCTCTCCCGGTAG
- a CDS encoding ABC transporter ATP-binding protein codes for MPDPATALPKTEPDVLCELRDVHKAFPQGSGPPLRVLEGISLAVRRNEVVALLGPSGCGKSTILRILAGLTPPTKGAVLYHGAPLEGLNPGVGFVFQSFALYPWMTVAQNVEAVLRAKRLASDDVAARASHAIRAVGLAGFEEAYPRELSGGMKQRVGMARAVSLDPEMLFMDEPFSQVDALTAESLRAEVIDLWAAKDRNPSSIVMVSHDIREVVYMADRIVVLDANPGRVRTVVENALPRPRDYRSPALLQLVDRLHDIITGMEMPDVPPPPTTFEALPSAGPSEILGLLEYLDARGGREDVFQIAADTDREFGRLIGVVNAAELLDLVDTPRRLVVLSPEGTRLVKAGHAERKALFRERIVGLHLFQQVRDALVRGEGHRIDRDFVLELIAVQTPNEDYEATFDTFVQWARFADLFAYDELTETLALQEAG; via the coding sequence ATGCCCGATCCCGCCACCGCCCTGCCGAAGACCGAGCCCGACGTCCTCTGCGAGCTCCGCGACGTGCACAAGGCCTTCCCGCAGGGGAGCGGGCCTCCGCTGCGCGTCCTCGAGGGGATCTCCCTCGCCGTGCGCCGGAACGAGGTGGTCGCGTTGCTCGGGCCGTCCGGCTGCGGCAAGTCCACCATCCTCCGGATCCTCGCCGGGCTCACCCCGCCGACGAAGGGCGCGGTGCTGTATCACGGGGCGCCGCTCGAAGGCCTCAACCCGGGCGTCGGCTTCGTGTTCCAGAGCTTCGCGCTCTACCCCTGGATGACGGTCGCGCAGAACGTCGAGGCGGTCCTCCGCGCGAAGCGCCTCGCCTCGGACGACGTCGCCGCGCGCGCGAGCCACGCCATCCGCGCCGTCGGCCTCGCCGGCTTCGAGGAGGCCTACCCCCGGGAGCTCTCCGGCGGCATGAAGCAGCGCGTGGGCATGGCCCGCGCCGTCTCGCTCGACCCCGAGATGCTCTTCATGGACGAGCCGTTCAGCCAGGTGGACGCGCTCACCGCCGAGAGCCTCCGGGCCGAGGTGATCGACCTGTGGGCGGCCAAGGACCGGAACCCCTCCTCGATCGTGATGGTCAGCCACGACATCCGGGAGGTCGTCTACATGGCCGACCGCATCGTGGTGCTGGACGCGAACCCGGGGCGCGTCCGGACGGTGGTGGAGAACGCCTTGCCGAGGCCGCGCGACTACCGCTCGCCGGCGCTCCTCCAGCTGGTGGACCGGCTGCACGACATCATCACCGGGATGGAGATGCCGGACGTGCCGCCGCCCCCCACGACGTTCGAGGCGCTCCCCAGCGCGGGCCCGAGCGAGATCCTCGGCCTGCTCGAGTACCTGGACGCGCGCGGCGGGCGCGAGGACGTGTTCCAGATCGCCGCGGACACCGACCGCGAGTTCGGCCGCCTCATCGGCGTCGTGAACGCGGCCGAGCTCTTGGACCTCGTGGACACGCCGAGGCGGCTCGTCGTCCTGTCGCCCGAGGGCACCCGCCTCGTGAAGGCGGGCCACGCGGAGCGCAAGGCGCTGTTCCGCGAGCGCATCGTCGGGCTGCACCTGTTCCAGCAGGTCAGGGACGCCCTCGTGCGCGGCGAGGGCCACCGGATCGACCGCGACTTCGTGCTCGAGCTCATCGCGGTCCAG
- a CDS encoding pyridoxamine 5'-phosphate oxidase family protein, protein MTGSLRDHLLASLALLYRRWATARARDGVGAVLRAARATMRRKRYCLLATVADGVAHARVLEPLPPDDDFTVWLGTSGASRKVEQLRRNPAATLAYEDDARAACAVLVGRAEIVEDAAERRRRFKPFWRAFWPEGPEGGDFVLVRFRPERIEVWDARRHVTPAPFGKRSAMVARGPDGAWRAA, encoded by the coding sequence ATGACTGGCTCGCTCCGCGATCACCTCCTGGCCTCGCTCGCGCTCCTCTACCGGCGCTGGGCGACGGCGCGCGCCCGGGACGGCGTGGGCGCCGTGCTCCGGGCCGCGCGCGCGACGATGCGCCGCAAGCGCTACTGCCTCCTCGCCACGGTGGCGGACGGGGTCGCGCACGCGCGCGTGCTGGAGCCGCTCCCGCCGGACGACGACTTCACCGTGTGGCTCGGCACGAGCGGCGCGTCCCGCAAGGTGGAGCAGCTCCGCAGGAACCCGGCCGCCACGCTCGCCTACGAGGACGACGCGCGCGCGGCGTGCGCGGTCCTCGTCGGCCGCGCCGAGATCGTCGAGGACGCCGCGGAGCGCCGGCGCCGGTTCAAGCCGTTCTGGCGGGCCTTCTGGCCGGAGGGCCCCGAGGGCGGGGACTTCGTGCTGGTCCGGTTCCGCCCGGAGCGGATCGAGGTCTGGGACGCCCGGCGCCACGTCACGCCCGCGCCGTTCGGGAAGCGTTCCGCGATGGTGGCGCGCGGCCCGGACGGCGCCTGGAGGGCCGCTTGA